TTTATGCAAATCCAAAGCGCAATAATCATCCATAGCGCGAATAATCTTTTTAGATCTTTTGGCAAATAAGCCATTGTAAGAATCGtgatttttggattctgaaGCTAAAGCTGAATGCTTTTCTTCTCTTTGTTGAAGTAGAGAATACTTGGGAGGCAAGGAATTATCGTTGAAACTTTCAGCctaaaaattctggaaaataatAGATTTCACTGTTTTTTGAGCTTGGATTTAACTAACGTCCTTAGAATTAGAGGTAGAAGACTCCTTTTTGCTGCCACTTTTGCGGGATTCCTCTTCCTCTGAGTGATTTACCAGGTTGTCGCAGTTTTGCAATGGATCTAGTAACTTATCCATactcatatttatttttggtgtCAATTCTCTAGATTCCACCTGCTCCTGCCCCATTTGCATTAAAGAAGGCGCCTTCAAAATggagatttcaaaaaaatcactaGGAGTTAAATCCGGAATGGTTACAAGTCATTACATCCTATAACCTTCTTTGAGAGGTTCTTACCCTTACCTTTAGATCCCAAGATTTGGGAATCTCCTCGATATTCACGTCCTGGTCATCCTGGGAAGcaatattattttcgaaattatcCGAGAGGGCTTGTGATGGTTTACTGTTGGGATGCTGAAATTGGTGTTTATGGCATAGGTTCAGTAACACATTAAGGTTTTTCCGCACGTTTCCAAgaaactattttttactttaactaTCGTTTTACCTGATTagttttgcttttatttctGGTCAGTTGGTCCTCAGAAAACGTGcctaaaaaggtaaaaaaaaattggaaacgttaaaaatatctgttgaaaaaatgcaatatgaaaggaaaaaaaacattttttttacaatttttggaacttttttatgaaattctgGATATATTCATATAACTTACAAGGCTTCTTCTGTACTTCCTTATCAGACTCCCGATCAACCAAGGGTCCATACTCTTCTTTGAGTGGGATACTCGTGTTCGCAATGATAGAATCTGCTATTTCATAACAAAGCTCCTTTTGGTCAACCATATTGTAAATAGTCCTTGCagactttttaacaaatgggctattaaaaaaatcgtgatTTCTGGATTCTGAAGCTGAGTACCcttcttttttatgtggatTTGGAGGATACTTGCGAGCTAGAGAATCATAGGTGAAGCTTTTGGCCtgaaaattctggaaaattatgtatttcattatttttttgattttggatTTGACCAACATTCTTTGGATTAGAAGTAGAAGATTCCTTTTTGTTGTCACTTTTGTAGAATTCCTTCTCCTCTGAGTGATTTTCCAAATCATCACACTTTCGCAATCGGTCCATTAATTTATCCAgactcattttcatttttggtgCTAATGCCCTAGATTTCAGCTGCTGGTGCCTTATTTTCACTGAAGAAGGTACCTTCAAAAtagagattaaaaaaaaattaataagagtTAAATCCGGGGTGCTTATAAGCTATTACACTTTATAATTCTTTTTGGACTCCGGTTCCTACCTTTATctttagtttcaaaaatttggcAAACTCCTTGATATTCACATCCTGGCCATCTTGGAAAGCCATATTTTTCTCGAATTTATCCAGGAAAGTATCCAGGTCTTCTATGGTAATTTCGCCCTTTACATCGCCTTCGGAGTTTATTTTATGGGCTGAAAACGACTCGTCATTGTAACTAGATTGGTGATAGAAGGCGTCTGGTGGTATCCTCTTTGGATGCTGGAATTTCTGTTTATGTAAAACTGATTAATATCTCCAAAACCAGTCCAGTTAGATCACTCAACGTTACGTCAAGgttagaaatataaaaaaaatcgttttaccTCATGAGTTTTGTCCCTTTTTCTAGCCAGAAATGGGTCCGGCTGAGTGGTCACGGGTAGGCGCAACACTGAAGGCTTTTTCTTCACGTTTGCAGAGGAATTTTTACTGACATACCTGAAAGCCGAAGCAAACTGTTGGAGCAAGTTTCATGGACCCCATTTCCACTTTAGATAATGCACTGATGTTTGACTAATTAAATCCCTGCTTTGATCCTACCAAAATCCTGTATTTGGCCATTAGCCTGGCCATTAAGGGTAACTTTATGGGATTTTCGGTATTTAGAAATTTGTtggtatttaataatttctatgtTTTTAGGAGTATTAACTGTGAtgtaaagttattttttgttttgttaaatattcGATGAAAATCCATATTCGATGCGAATTGAGCTTCAACGAGTCATGTtgattgaaattattgttttttattaaaactgaaatatgaatgattttttatagTACACCCGATTTTAGTATTATATAAAAACgtgttataaattttagagACGTTTTTGAAAGTCTTGGATAATCTAAACA
This DNA window, taken from Euwallacea similis isolate ESF13 chromosome 5, ESF131.1, whole genome shotgun sequence, encodes the following:
- the LOC136409297 gene encoding uncharacterized protein — its product is MGHSMSVAYLHKKPSNFEVRSNKFPLLEIINKFSRIPCSYYYDHPTTCLSYDQTPILQLLRNHSTTTKSKSPLCQFRYANTFSAHTASTYPPNSISCGFGQGACEDYYQKYEGEGHTCKMHHNKWVLHQKHEDDEFGTIVNKEGCKERKNLVPAKMHKYVSKNSSANVKKKPSVLRLPVTTQPDPFLARKRDKTHEKFQHPKRIPPDAFYHQSSYNDESFSAHKINSEGDVKGEITIEDLDTFLDKFEKNMAFQDGQDVNIKEFAKFLKLKIKVPSSVKIRHQQLKSRALAPKMKMSLDKLMDRLRKCDDLENHSEEKEFYKSDNKKESSTSNPKNAKSFTYDSLARKYPPNPHKKEGYSASESRNHDFFNSPFVKKSARTIYNMVDQKELCYEIADSIIANTSIPLKEEYGPLVDRESDKEVQKKPCTFSEDQLTRNKSKTNQHPNSKPSQALSDNFENNIASQDDQDVNIEEIPKSWDLKAPSLMQMGQEQVESRELTPKINMSMDKLLDPLQNCDNLVNHSEEEESRKSGSKKESSTSNSKDAESFNDNSLPPKYSLLQQREEKHSALASESKNHDSYNGLFAKRSKKIIRAMDDYCALDLHKSKSYIVDLIDRALSKELGTVPRDESLRHDMSPIKAITTIELHQRTNEKELCYEVTAQLTDSIIANATASHNQKYGSLVEQESDNKIRKQPSEEICLKQLKQLRWDHILHIQHEAKELAKLEEFLEKYSETHQ